The Vigna unguiculata cultivar IT97K-499-35 chromosome 6, ASM411807v1, whole genome shotgun sequence genome contains a region encoding:
- the LOC114186929 gene encoding transcription factor GTE7-like, with protein sequence MASAVLANRNEPNWPQHRGGGAGFMGKVPFSNPNPNSNPKLANSKRTQSASDDASSINRRSNDAGVSHSQYVCFSISTCTKKELNDIKNRLVSELEQVRKCRNRIESGELQPGQSSNGHPKKPSSKKVSGNKRPLPLNSVKELKRSHSEVGNSMKVCSQILQKLMKHKHGWIFNVPVDVVGMGLHDYYDIIKQPMDLGTVKSNLSKNVYSTPADFASDVRLTFNNALTYNPKGHDVYAMAEQLLARFEELYRPMRDKSEGWIRQDQDYDEELQASSWSHVEPERVKKKENPIPPPKLQQEPPQPPASSSNPPLVQSPVRTPSPMRAPPVKPLKQPKPKAKDPNKREMSLEEKHKLGLGLQSLPAEKMEQVVQIIRRRNGHLKQDGDEIELDIEAVDTETLWELDRLVTNYKKMVSKIKRQALMGNINNNNEQSSRGNGELAASEKVDGGAVEVKKPKKVEAGDEDIDIGDEMPMSMFPPVEIEKDKDVAGGHASSSSSSSGSSSSDSSSSSDSDSGSSSGSDSEADNGHL encoded by the exons ATGGCTTCCGCCGTCCTTGCTAACCGGAACGAACCGAATTGGCCACAGCATAGAGGCGGTGGAGCTGGATTCATGGGAAAAGTACCTTTctctaaccctaaccctaattccAATCCTAAATTAGCGAATAGCAAAAGGACCCAATCGGCGTCCGACGATGCTTCCTCTATCAACAGGAGATCGAACGACGCTGGCGTAAGTCACTCTCAATACGTGTGCTTCAGCATCTCTACGTGCACAAAGAAGGAGCTCAACGACATAAAAAATCGCCTTGTGTCGGAGCTTGAACAGGTTCGTAAGTGCAGAAATCGAATCGAATCCGGCGAGTTACAGCCCGGGCAGAGCTCCAACGGTCACCCGAAGAAACCGTCAAGCAAAAAGGTTTCCGGCAACAAACGACCCTTACCGTTGAATTCCGTGAAGGAATTGAAACGGTCGCATTCGGAAGTTGGGAACTCAATGAAGGTTTGCTCGCAGATTTTGCAGAAGCTGATGAAACACAAACATGGGTGGATCTTCAATGTTCCTGTTGATGTTGTCGGAATGGGTCTCCACGATTACTATGATATAATTAAGCAACCTATGGATCTTGGTACTGTGAAGTCGAATCTCTCTAAGAACGTGTACTCCACGCCTGCGGATTTCGCTTCTGATGTGAGGTTAACATTCAACAATGCACTGACTTATAACCCCAAGGGTCATGATGTATACGCCATGGCGGAGCAGCTTCTGGCAAGGTTCGAGGAGCTGTATCGGCCGATGCGCGACAAATCTGAAGGTTGGATTAGACAAGATCAAGATTACGACGAGGAATTGCAGGCTAGTTCTTGGAGCCACGTTGAGCCGGAAAGggtgaaaaagaaggagaatCCTATTCCTCCTCCGAAATTGCAACAAGAGCCTCCCCAACCCCCTGCAAGTTCATCAAACCCTCCATTGGTGCAGTCTCCTGTGCGCACGCCATCTCCAATGCGAGCCCCTCCTGTGAAGCCTTTGAAACAACCGAAGCCGAAGGCTAAGGATCCCAACAAGAGAGAGATGAGTCTGGAGGAGAAACACAAATTGGGGTTAGGGTTGCAGAGTTTGCCAGCGGAGAAAATGGAACAGGTGGTGCAGATCATAAGGAGGAGGAACGGGCATTTGAAGCAGGATGGGGATGAGATCGAGCTAGATATTGAGGCTGTTGACACAGAGACCCTCTGGGAACTTGATCggttagtgactaattataagAAGATGGTTAGCAAGATTAAGAGGCAGGCATTGATGGGAAATATTAACAACAACAATGAGCAGTCTAGCAGAGGGAATGGG GAATTGGCTGCTAGCGAGAAGGTTGATGGGGGTGCAGTTGAGGTGAAGAAGCCGAAGAAAGTAGAAGCTGGGGATGAGGATATTGACATTGGAGACGAGATGCCAATGAGTATGTTTCCCCCTGTGGAGAttgagaaagataaagatgttGCTGGAGGGCATGCAAGTAGTAGTTCTAGTAGCTCTGGCAGTTCAAGCAGTGATTCGTCATCGTCAAGTG ATTCGGATTCAGGGAGTTCCTCGGGGAGCGATTCTGAAGCAGACAATGGGCATTTGTAG